Proteins from a genomic interval of Cheilinus undulatus linkage group 15, ASM1832078v1, whole genome shotgun sequence:
- the spc25 gene encoding kinetochore protein Spc25, which yields MMSITDPSMSDRFTSAMEEIHNKQLKRYGEIIDATTELCQSHRQFVKSALDSCSKKCKDDEILFETIHTFKKDLEQKNASLKEKWHAVSEVMSEIQQKEMHKDDLIQKIEKLKEEQAKRKELIHSQNRVNKDRLKNLGKARLVFQEHLGLEVRTILGKSQLVKGEKLQFVFRNINPSDQDSAYVVTMGIKADGCYQIVSSDPPLECLPVFESRLQETNNLPAFLANIRKEFIALARC from the exons ATGATGTCCATCACTGATCCAAGCATGAGTGACAGATTCACCAGTGCAATGGAGGAGATCCACAACAAACAGCTCAAACGATATGGTGAAATAATCGATGCCACCACAGAGCTGTGCCAGTCTCACAGACAGTTTGTCAAGTCTGCACTTG ATTCCTGTTCAAAGAAATGCAAGGATGACGAGATACTGTTTGAGACAATACATACATTCAAAAAAG ACTTGGAACAAAAAAACGCATCACTGAAGGAGAAATGGCATGCTGTTTCCGAAGTCATGTCTGAAATACAACAGAAGGAGATGCATAAAGACGACCTTATCCAGAAAATAGAGAAACTTAAAGAAGAGCAAGCCAAGAGAAAGGAGT TAATCCATTCACAAAACAGagtaaacaaagacagactGAAGAATCTAGGGAAAGCCAGACTAGTCTTTCAGGAACATTTGGGGCTGGAGGTGCGAACAATCCTTGGCAAATCACAACTGGTTAAAG GTGAAAAGTTGCAGTTTGTTTTCCGGAATATCAACCCATCAGATCAGGACAGCGCCTACGTTGTCACAATGGGAAttaaagcagatggatgttATCAGA TTGTGTCGAGTGACCCTCCCCTCGAGTGTTTGCCAGTCTTTGAGAGTCGGCTTCAGGAGACCAATAACCTACCTGCATTCCTGGCAAACATCAGGAAGGAGTTTATCGCTCTGGCACGGTGCTGA